CCAAAACCAAAAGCATGAAAGGTTGACATATGTTTAACATGATTTTTAAGTAGTTTTAtcttaaaattttagatcttataatATGTTAGTATATTCTTAAAAAtgtgaaacaaaaaaaaattgaaacatTACCTTGATATTGAACACCAAAACAACCTTATTTTTCTTTTAAAATGAATCAAATACTTAGTAATTTGGAGAGTTAAAATTTGTaggttggtttttttttttttttttttttttttgctagagAAAAGATTGAATAAAGATAAAAACTCATGTATGTTGTATTGAAATTGTGACTTCATGTATGCATAAATTAAATGATCATTATTTTGGAGATTAAAGCTAGTTAATTTTACAAGTTACAAAATGAGTTATAGTGTAATCCAAAGGTCTTTTTTTATGAGCTAGTAATGTATTAAATTAAGCAAATGATTAAAAGAATCCAAGATTAATAGTTGTAGAATTTAAAGTATTACTActaaaagtacaagacttacaaattAATTAATCATATTACaagctaattaataataattacaagttATGTTAACTTTACTATATTACAAGTTAGGACAAATAACATATAGTAGGCTTatgataataaattaattaaaaagtgCATAATTTATGAATTTATTAGACATgtgataacattattaatatctaACTTatgataactttattattaaacaatCTTAGGTAAAACTAATCATATTAAACTTAggatataatataaatttctaCTTATAAATAGTTAGCCTCTCAAAACATAAGTTttagatattattaaagttatgGTGTTAATTTTATGGGGTGTTACAAACTCTACCTactaaaaaaatttcgtcctcgaaattgtaAGAAGTTACGAAAATGAAACACACCAAATATCAAACAAATGAGGGTTTATGCGTGTAGCTTAATTTTCAATGAATTTTGCAGGGTTTTaatgtaaattatattaattaatataatattattctaTTTTTTTTAACATACGGGGTAATGACTATTAATGGTccaatatttatagttatatatgaGACGTCACATTTTTCAAACGTAAGTAACTTATATTCATAATTGCTTATAAAACTCAACAACATACTCAACGATAAAATACTCTTACGATTATCATGTTTCAAGTAtataaacaaattacatattccagATCCTATAAGTGTTCATTATTAATCCAAGTGGAGTAAATATAACATTTAATATTTCCTAATAATATTCCATGACTCCGTAAGTTCATACATAACAACTTAATCACAATCGCTTCGGCCGGACTTGATATGATTAATTTGTATATGTATGTTCCTATCGTTATCACTTCATACTATAATTCAATTTTTTTCACATATGTAACTAAAGATATCATCTAGTAAGGTTGATAATTATTATCAAATTAAATATGATGCATGCTAAAgctataattattaatttcatcTTTATTCATTTCTTTTCTTCACATTAGCGTATACTATATTATTAGGAGCTAAAGACAATAAACACTAAACCATATAAATTCAAAACATGCAACCAAAACATATGCATATAATATTCAATTTAATCATAATATGTTTACTCCTAAAAGTTATTAGTTGTTGATCATTAATTTAGTGtgctcattttttttttatttcaataatGCATTTATATCTAAATACATGTAATAAATCGTCAAATACATTTCTAACAATTTTAACATATTactcacataatataatattaatattaatagtaataataacgtgAGAGTTAATTGCACACTTATCAATTTCATGAGTATCCTCTTACATATATCGATTGATACGAACGAGAATATAAAAAACGTCAAATCGGCTATAAATGTAACTAATTTTTTTATAGGATCATCATTATTATACTTACTATAATAAATGTATACATACAAATTATTAGATGTAATTTTCTCTCTACTGTATAATGACATGGAAGACATTAATTGAGTTCAAacacatatatttttataattactcTGACAAAGATAATGATCACCCTACATTAACGTTAAAATATAATCCTTATAATTGCATCTTAAAAGGAGCATTTTTTTTCTCCTATCATTTTTAAAActcattaacatttttatatacctTACGAACGAACTTATGAAACACTTAAAAACTCATAAGGTTAAATAAACACATATTGAATCAAATATCGCTAACGAAAATTGAGAGAGCATACGAGTCGAAAACGGACGAAATGGGGGATAAAAAGATGAGCGAAATCATATATGATAGGATGAAGTAGGAAAGTATACGAGAGTGATATAGCGATAACGAATCATAAATGTTCTACCCCAAACTCACAGGCCAAACTTAAGAATAACTACAGTTTCGAacctaaagctctgataccattctgtaacgccCCTAACTTACAAAGCTCTAATAAATGGTATAAAAATAACTTAAAAGATATAAGGGCGTTAATCTTATCCAAAGTCAAACCGAAGTCATGGTCAAAGTTAACCAATATTTTTATAAAGTATTAATAAACCTATATAAAGTAGTAAATCTTGAAATAAAGATCTCTAAGGCAAAAGTGCTAAGTCCACTTTaactctacactcttccctcgttccTAAAGCCCACTTGAATACCTGTCGTATAAGAAAAAAATGGAATACtactgagccaaagcccagtgaacggatataacaaAGAACGGAGGACAGTATGACATGCAAATACTTTTACGCAAAagaacttattttcaaaacaaactTATTTTCAAAATGGACTTATTTCAACATAACTTACTTTATCAAAGTGAACCTTTTTTCAAAGCAAAGTACGAATATGTATAGATCCACAATACCAAAGATGCTAATATATCAAAATATAGTACAAACAccaatttcataaaataatgcactaagagtcaaaacaaatagGTAACAAAGTATCAAAACGAAATCATAAAGGTAGCTACTCCCTTAATCATTCATATCggtggcttgtacgggcacacgaccctagCTAATCAGGCTAGTGTCTACCGATAGTCCTACCtgcttgtgaagacccgtcctaatccatccggacgaagtccatatcgattataaacgattcacaacagttgattacatcgcgaggtacttgacctctatatgatacattttacaaacattgcattcgtttttgaaaagacaaactttcattacatcgaaagttgacaggcatgcataccatttcataatatatccaactataattgacttgataataatcttgatgaactcgatgactcgaatgcaacgtcttttgaaatatgccatgaatgactccaagtaatatctataaaatgagcaaatacacagcggaagatttctttcgtacctgagaataaacatgctttaaagtgtcaaccaaaaggttagtgagttcattagtttaacttaaacaatcgtttccatcattttaatagaccacaagatttcagatttccatttctcataaacatacgtcccatgcatagagacaaaaatatcattcatatggattgaacacctggtaaccgacattaacaatatgcatatataagaatatccccatcattccgggatcctccttcagacatgatataaatttcgaagtactaaaacatccggtactttggatggggcttgttgggcccgatagatctatctttaggattcgcgtcaattagggtgtctgttccctaattcttagattaccagacttaataaaaaggggcatattcgacttcgataatccaaccatagaatgtagtttcacgtacttgtgtcaatttcgtaaaacagttataaaagttgcgcatgtattctcagcccaaaaatataaagggtaaaaaggcaaatgaaactcacgatactgtattttgtagtaaaaatacatatgacgtcattgaacaatgcagggttggcctcggattcacgaacctatatcaattgtgtatatattaatacgtataatgtaagttacaaaatttcatttattaatatgtattatttatatattatagttttgtagaatttattctaacctttattttaaaacgtatacttatattatattttaagttatattttatatatatatatcgattttatgtatatatatctataatgatttacgtttatataaatagtgacattaatatatttatatacatatatttgtggttaatattgtatttatgaaattttattagtttgttatgtgaattattaatacaatcctagtatataccataagtatatatatagtgtacaaaagatttatttgttaaaataataatttagataataatgatttactaataataataataattttattaataatgataatactaatagcaaaaaaaatgaaaatgataactgttaatgatactaataataataactctaaaataatagtaatactaataccatacttatgttaataataagggttctaatatttataaaatgataaatgataatcataataatactagtaaatattaatgatgatactgataaatatgatattattaattgtaaatgtactgatgatactattatttataaaccggtacaaattctaatattgatgataataatatatttttatttccttcataataataataatgataatcataatcataatcctaatgatgataaaatactaaaatgataagtttattactaataataatattattaatacctatcataataataatagtaatgtctataatactttcaaatatgataacaagtatgatactaataataacaataacaataacaatcaaaacaatcacaataataataataatactaataataattaatatataataacaataataaaattagaaaagagaactacctcacatgaaaagagtttcaaaaaaaaaaaaaaactaccgtcctctggactcgatcgcgtgaccacatgctcacacgcaaacactctcgaccatcccactaattctgattctctgtactaatatcgaatttaaattttatatataaactgtttttcttctattcctcttcttctccacaagtctcatggattcaacaaaacatcaataaccaaaaaaaaaaaaaaatcggggttccctttaaagcttcaaaacattaccgaaaaaaaaataatttgggttctaaaataaaaaaaaaaaaacactaaaggcctactgcagcgtcggttcttggaacaaaacaaaaaaaattgatttcgtaatagataacattatagataatgtttataacacgaaatagttttctaaacatgtataaaaactactggaatcgtcaatttgatcagaaacatatacacgaacgcgaatttgtctcaagaacaattgttgactttttttaaactaaactttgacttcaaaattcaagatcgatataaatatttgagagttgagattttgcagatagattcaaagaaagatttctaacctttctgtatttttagattttgaaactttattcgaaattgaattaagagaaaaaaaaattggagcgtgcagagaagaagaaaaaaaaatatcgctgtgctctttaatcccattggatttcttttttatttgatttgcaattatacataatcatgttgtaataatagagatcggttgataaaaaatggataaaatgtcaacacaggttcacgagttgggagcaggaaagaaacaaaaaaaataataataatagagataaaggatacaaaggtcaagcgtataatatagatgcGCCGTTTAAAGATTTTCTCTCTCCGTACAAACTTAACGTTCACAAGAATCATATCACATCCAAATTTTTGCCTGTATATAACAATCCAATAGTAGAGAATTAATagtcaccaccatcaccatcttaCTCGTAATATCCTAAGGATCCTAACCGAACTAGCCTTGCCGGTGTCGGAGCTACCACGCGCCGCCAGGAGCAACCGCCGGAGGTGGGTTTATTCCGACGAACTAACGGCGTGTGGAATATCACCGCCAACCTATCTTGCCAGGGACTGTTTTTTCGCAGAGGAATCAACTTCGTTTCTGTTCTACGGCTCCACTCGGTCCCGTCGGTCACCGCCGCTTACTACCGGAAATCAATTTTTCCGGCCGGTTACCTCTTTCCCTTTTTTGTGCTATCTGCTTTTCATGTTATGATGTTGTTTCCGTTTACATATTAGATTGCTTTTTCTTCTATATCCTTATTATATCTACTATTATATCTATACGTATTTCTATATTTATACGGAGTATCTATTATTTATATCCTATTCTACTGTTAACGTATGGTGGTATTTTACtggtatatattttaatttatttcatTTGTGTATTACCTTTTTATTTTAGTCCATATTTACataataaaactaaatattaaattaatatagaaaCATACTGCTTTATTTCCTCACTTCGTTTGTATCTTATTTGTGTTATTTTGGTACAACTGGTATTCCATATTTTTTTTAGTGTACTTTTGGTTGTGCTGATTTTAGGtagcatttttttattttttttattttttcactTGTTGCGGTTTACTCGACTTGCATAGGGTAAGATAGACACTAGGCATTCTCATGGTTACTTGAGGTCATGTCCTTCTTGTTCAGGGGCGGGTAGGTCCATAGGGCTTAGAAGTGGAAATAGGTTAGCGAAACCGGTTAGGATTAGAGCAGGTAGTTGGAATGTGGGGACTCTGACCGGCAAACGGTATGAACTAGTGGAGACTTTACGCAAACGTAAAGTGGACATTTTGTGTGTccaagagactagatggaagggtcGAGGGGCGGCTAAGGTCAAGGACTACAAGTTGTGGTTCTCGGGATCGAGAGTAGCTAGAAACGGTGTTGGCATCATTATAGGCCCACCCTATAACAATAATGTCGTGGAGGTGGGTAGACGGAGTGATAGAATTATGTCGGTTACGTTAGTTATCCAGGAGGTGACCTACACGGTCATAAGCGCTTATGCACCTCATGCGGGCCTGGGAGCAGCTGAAAAGAGACTCTTTTGGGAATCGTTAGACGAGGTTGTGAGGAGGTGCCCCCCGGACCATCGTTTACTTATTGGTGGAGATCTAAATGGTCATATAGGAACAGATGTCGAGGGTTACCCGGGTGCCCACGGAGGCTTTGGGTATGGAGTAAGAAATGAAGAAGGGTTCTCTATTCTCGAATTTGCAGTTGCTCACGATCTGGTTGTGGTGAATTCATTTTTCAAGAAGACGGAAGCTCAATTAGCGACTTTTCACAGCGGGGGTCATAGCACCCAGATTGACTATTTGTTACTTCGCAAAGGGGATTTTAGGACATGTAGGGACTGTAAGGTCCTGAATGAATTGACATGCTCCTCCCAACACAGACTGGTGGTCATGGATCTGGTTACCCAGAGACGAGTCACCAAGAGTGTCAGATTCGTGCAACCTAAAATCCGGTGGAAGAAGCTGAGCGGTGAGAAGGCAGAGACTTTTAAAACTGCTGTTGTAGGAAGATTTGGTGCAGAAGTGGAAATGGGACCCCAGAATGATGCTGACCAGATGTGGAATTGTCTAGCGTCCACCATTAGAGAAGTAGCCAAGGAAGCCTTAGGTGTGGCACTAGGAACATCGAGAGGACATAAATCTGATAGAGAATCATGGTGGCTTAACGACGAGGTTCAAAGCAAAGTCGAGATCAAACAActaaggtttagggagctcatcTCTTGTCAAGAGGGGACTCCGGTTAATAGACTTAGGGTTTTAGAGAGATATAAAGAAGccaaaagagaagctaagaaggctgtAGCTCGTGCAAAAGAAAAGGCATACGAAGATTTGTACATGAAACTAAACTCCAAAGAGGGAGCAAATGATATATATAGaatagccaaagctagggagcgaaggCGCAGGGATCtagataacatcaagtttatcaaaaATGAAGGTGGTCAAACCCTAGTAAAGGAAGAcgaaattaggaaaagatgggaagagtaTTTCTCATCTCTTTTCACTGGGGGAAGATCTCAGCGTTACGAAGAGTTGCTAGGCTCTGATAGAGATCAGTTCCGGAACAACATAGAGTGTGAGAGGATCAACGAAGAGGAAGTAAGATTggcactacgaaagatggggagaaataaAGCTGTGGGGCCAGACCAGATCCCTATTGAGGCGTGGCGGTGCCTTGGAGATGATGGTGTTAGGTGGTTGACTTGCCTTTTCAACAATGACGCTTCGAAGCTCTAAAATGCCTATGGAGTGGAGGGTGAGCGAGACTATCCCCATCTATAAGAACAAGGGGGACGCTCAAAGCTGCAGCAACTATAGAGGCATAAAACTACTTagccatactatgaagctttgggagagagtgattgagactagaatGCGAAGCGAAACAAATGTTTCggaaaaccaatttggtttcatgccagggcgctcGTCGATGGAGGCAATCCATATTATTAGGAACCTAatggagaagtatagagaaaaacaaaagaacttggagatggttttcttagacttggaaaaggcctatgattgcgttccacgaaacttgatttggaagacccttaatggTAGAAGTATCCCGAGTACATATATTAGTGTTATTAGGGATATGTACGATGGGGCGAAGTCTTGCGTTCGAACGCCGGTTGGAAGTACCGAAGTCTTCCCAATAGAAGTAGGCTTGCATCAAGGTTCGGCCCTCAGCCcttttctttttgctttgatccttgatgagctttctcgagggatacaagagtgtatcccttggtgcttgatctttgccgatgatattgtgctTGTGGCCGAATCTAAGGAGGAGCTTAATAGAAGACTGGAGCAATGGAGAGTGGCCTTAGAAAGTAATGGTTTACTAattagtagacaaaagacggaatatcttagaTGTGATTTTGATAGGATCATTGAACAAGAGGATGGAGTGAACATCTGCATTggagaccagatcttgcatccGCAAACCTCGTTTAGATACCTAGGCTCGATgctccacaaatcggggaggatcGATGAAGACGTGACACACCGTATTAAAGTAGGGTGGATGAAATGGAGGGCAGCGACTGGGgtcttatgcgacaagaagatccctctaaagctgaaagggaaattttacaaggtggcaattagacctgctaTGCTATAtggatcagaatgttggccaatgacgaaggcacaagagagaaggatggaggtggcagagatgaggatgctgAGGTGGATATGCGGTAAAACAATGCTAGATATGATCCCAAATAGCgtttttagggagaacctgaaagtcagaagcatcatcgacaagctaagagaagaacgacttcgatggTTTGGACATGTGAAGAGGCGACCCCCTACTGCACCTGTTAGGAGAATCGAGGCACTGACGGTTGACggagtaaggagaaggggtagacc
The window above is part of the Rutidosis leptorrhynchoides isolate AG116_Rl617_1_P2 chromosome 1, CSIRO_AGI_Rlap_v1, whole genome shotgun sequence genome. Proteins encoded here:
- the LOC139840490 gene encoding uncharacterized protein, translated to MVGKIDTRHSHGYLRSCPSCSGAGRSIGLRSGNRLAKPVRIRAGSWNVGTLTGKRYELVETLRKRKVDILCVQETRWKGRGAAKVKDYKLWFSGSRVARNGVGIIIGPPYNNNVVEVGRRSDRIMSVTLVIQEVTYTVISAYAPHAGLGAAEKRLFWESLDEVVRRCPPDHRLLIGGDLNGHIGTDVEGYPGAHGGFGYGVRNEEGFSILEFAVAHDLVVVNSFFKKTEAQLATFHSGGHSTQIDYLLLRKGDFRTCRDCKVLNELTCSSQHRLVVMDLVTQRRVTKSVRFVQPKIRWKKLSGEKAETFKTAVVGRFGAEVEMGPQNDADQMWNCLASTIREVAKEALGVALGTSRGHKSDRESWWLNDEVQSKVEIKQLRFRELISCQEGTPVNRLRVLERYKEAKREAKKAVARAKEKAYEDLYMKLNSKEGANDIYRIAKARERRRRDLDNIKFIKNEGGQTLVKEDEIRKRWEEYFSSLFTGGRSQRYEELLGSDRDQFRNNIECERINEEEVRLALRKMGRNKAVGPDQIPIEAWRCLGDDGVRWLTCLFNNDASKL